The window ataaatcaggcaAATTTCTCGCAAACGTAGCAAGGAAAAAATACACTAATTACATCTGTCCAAGATTCAAAGGGCAAATTTACTCAATCACCACAGGACATTAATGATAGATTTTACAACTACTACAGTAGCTTATATTCATCCCATAATAAGACGAATACAAACGACATTGAAACTTTTCTCAATaacctaaacatccctcaattaacttCAGAATGTAAAGTTTCTAGATGCCCCATTAACCCTCGCAGAGTTACATAAACGATATGCCAACAGGTAGCGCTTCAGGCAATGATGGGTTTTCCACGGAGTTCTATAAACATTTCTGGTGTATACCCCAACCACTATTTTTCAGAATGGTGAATGAGAGAAAAGATATTTAGAAGCCGTATGAATAGAGCCGCAATAAAACTACTCCTGAAACCAGGGAAAGACCCCACTCACCCAGCTAATTACCAACCCCTGTCACTAATTAATACTGACGTCAAAATCATATCGAAGGCTTTAGCCAATCGATAAAAATTCTCCCGTCGTTAATACATTCTGACcaaacaggtttcattaaaggacGGAGCTCCACCAACAATGTCAGGCGACTGATAAACCTAAGCAGTATGTCTCAGCATAATAATCTAAAAACTATTGTCTTGTCACTAGATGCCAAAAAAGCTTTCGacaaagttaactggtcttttctttttgatgtacttAAGAAATTTGGCTTCGGTGACTCATATATTCACTGGATCGCAGCgttatacaactcacccaaataaactgtcaccacaaatcggatcacatcacaaagtttcactttgcaaagaggaactagaaAAGGatcagaaatcttgcttgtttgtaggtgaccaaatacttattttccaacatAATTTGcgaataaattctttaaaaatcagactgtgatttttctggattatttcccccccccctattttcattttgtctccTATAGGTGaagtatacctatgatgaaaattacaggcctctcatctttttaagtggtagaacttgcacaattggtggctgactaaatacttttttgccccactgtacgtGTTACAATTGTCGTACATTTACCAAATTTATAGATAACTACCCCCCTCCCAAATGTTTTTCCAATCCATGTGCTAATCtgtattaccgtaatttctcgtgtataatgcgcattccccccccccccccaaaaattgtcaaaagtcaatagtgcgcattatacatgggtataggggcaaatggaaaaaaactttcacattttataagtgaatgccgccatctcgtggttatgaaaaagatgtacactttcattctaaaatgccacttccacctagtggttataaaaaaggtgtagcctacactttcattccaatatgacaggggtatgtatgactgcatatatgtacagttgtgctcagacgtttacataccctggcagaatttgtgaaatttttattattttttttataaatatgactgaacaacaaccatcattaatttctttagggttatgttttgtttaatgataatgcttttctgaaatgcttaaccgtttaatttgaatcccattaaaataaaatgagtttcgccttgtccttcatgtttttttttaaagaattgtacccatcttacaaattctgcctgggtaatcaaacatatgagcacaactgtgtgttttctaatttacttcataaaagtagggctgtgaatttcaaaataagtgcaAGTAAATTAaggaaagtattatgtgttcaaataaagtgcttaacttcagaataattatttgaaaaaaatacagataatcatgtttttgatcatatgggtagaagcaaaatcatgcattgtaaaaatcagaatcagaatcatctttatttgccaagtatgtccaaaaaacacacaaggaatttgtctccggtagttgaagccgctctagtacgacaacagacagtcaattgacagagaacactttggagacagaaagacattgacaaaaaacagtcactgagcaataaagggttgctcattatttggtaatgccggtacattttttatttgttaattgttttgacaattgtgcaaaaagacgCAGAGTCCTTTAGcgcttagagcagtttgaatgactaatattgcaatagtccggtgcaatgaccattgtgcaaagggcgccgagacttcaagcgagtagtgcgataatctgggacaattttgttgcagatgctcctcagtcagtgtgcaaatggagcagatgctactctgggatgagtggccagtattggtcaacaacagacatgcaaatagtgcagcgtggcgagactactatagtgagtgcacgagtaatgtataaatggccccacagaaatgtgacaacaaactcaagacaaaaaaaaattgctagcatgttgcaatggcttaaatttggcagtgaaccacggcttgttgttgaatgtgcgaaatgactttgttaaacataggtagaagggtttaccagaattttgaggtcaactttgggagatgcgtattatacacgggtCCCCATTACACaccagaaattacggtatatatttttctatgcTTCTGCCAAATTTTAAATTGGTTGATCCGCAGGCATAATATCTGATGACATCATGtaatttggatgtaaatattctcagattaaACCTGAAAGTCTGCTgttatttcaaatccattgtggtggcgtttagagccaaaaagatcAGAATTGTGTCAATGTCCCAGTAGTTCTGAACCTGACTGATTTATAATCTCAAATTTTGGCAGGTGTGATACTGCCACATGTGATGTGTTGCTTACAGTGGTCCAAGGAATTCTCACGTGTCACTAATCTTTATGAAATTTTCATACCATTTTATCTCTACTTGTAAGGAAACTTTGTCCATGCTGGCAACATCGTGGCAACACAGAGGCTGCTGAGGTATCACCCAGGAGCCCATGTAAGTGGACTTTTTCTGTACTTGTAGTTTGTTTCATCTCGTACTTACAGACGTGTCATTCTGTTTTGAAGGTTGGGATGGGAACCAATAATACTCTTTATGCTCTTGAGGATGGTTACATCAGGCTCACCAAGGAGGTCTACACTCCCCCCCCTCGCAGTCTGGAAGCTAGCCAAATCATTACCAAACTTGCCAAAGGAACTTTACTTTACAAAACCTTCATCAACATTATTCCAATCAAGCAAGAGCCCGCCTTCAAACTGCTTCGCATGGTCTAAACCTGATGTGGATGTAGTTCTCGCGTGAGGATCGAACAGTGCGTTTTGGAAGAATGCTACAAGACTGAATATACAAATTTCTTTTACAGTGGACTGCCCCAAAATTTGTACTAATTATTCAAGATGAAccacattttgtgaaaaaaaaaaaaaatcacaccatGCAAAACTCCATCTTACTGAGCATGGATTGGATTCATTCTGCAAGTGTGTTGGtttttcaattgatttattcattttgttttatgacaAGGGTGTCAAATTCTATTCTGTTTCACTCACTCATTATGATTGACAAATTGATGTATAATTTGTTTAGAAATCAGAGGTCAAGGATAATCGTTTGTTCAACAGTTGTTCAAGCTACTGTAAAAAGTGGTTTGGCAACcccaaaatgcttgcaatatctgaatatttattaaatatgctGATGTGAAATTTTGGTTTCAGATTTTATCAGCATCTCATGGATGTtgacgcaaatgatttgctttcgcaggccacctGAGACGGTGTGGtaggccggatgtggccccgggccttgagtttgacgtGTTTTAGAACCTGGAACTCACAACAGTAGACCTGCCCAATTATGACATTCACACAGTGTTGCTCTGCAGGCACTGAACAGTTTCCTTTATGTCTGTCAGGCATCTTCAAagggtgtttcttttttaaaatattatacaGTAAACGTCTCGCTCAGAATGTGAAAGTGTTCCTATAACATTGCCTGAACCATTAATATTTTGCAGGCAGTTGTATaattttatgatggtgacactCTGACCCTGAAATTCACATTTTCCATTGCAGAAGAGAAATTTGTTTGGCTTagcttctgagccgcttctcctcacgcgggtcgcgggcgtgctggagcctatccatcatctggcaggaggcggggtacaccctgaactggttgccagccaatcgcagggcacatgcaaacaaacaaccattcacacctacgggcaatttagagttgtcaattaacctactacgcatgttttttgggatgtgggaggaaaccggagtgcccggagaaaacccacgcaggcacagggagaacatgcaaactccacacagggggtgccggggattgaaccccagtcctcagtactgtgaggcagacgctctttactagtcatccactgtgcccgCCGCTTAGCGAACAACTACTTTAAATAGTTTCCTGCCACGTAAACCTTTGTAATGAAAATCTGTTTACGTTATATCTATACAGAATAAAACGTATAAAGATTGGTCAACccataaatgtttaaatgtagtGATAtgagagtcatctttatttgccaagtgtgtcagaAACACAAGGCAGTTGCTGCTCTagtgcgacaacagacagctATTGTGACGAAACATaaatttaggacataaaaacacactacggagagtcacttagcaatGAAGGGTTGCCAGTAACGtcatgctgatacaatgacaattgaaCAAATGGAGTCCCCAAGAAATttaaagcagtttgaaatgactaagaGAGCGATGCTCTAgtacagtgtcaattgtgcaaatgatgcataGTTCTCCAACAAtatagagcagtttgaaatgactgatagtgtgataatctggtacaatgacaattgtgcaaaagatgcagagaccTCAAGtgatttagagcagtttgaaataacTAATAGCACACTATTAGCTGGtatagtgacaattgtgcaaatggtgcagagactttaggaaatttaagcagtttaaagtgatgagcAGCGCGATAATgtggaacagtgacaattgtgcaaatggtgcagatagttcTCAAGCATTTGagcggccagtattggtcaacaacacgTGCAaagtgagtgcacaaataatgtagTAGTGTCCCAACAAAGATGTgtaaaattggcagcatgttacaatgaaattgtaagttaattgtTTTAAgaggttaatggcaagagggaagaaactgttggaGTGTCctggttttggtttgcattgttcaatagcgcctacctgagggaaggaactggaagaggtggtgaccaggatgtgggggggtccaagaggatttttcaTGCTcatgtcttagttctggcagcgtgcaagtcctcaagagagAGTAGTGGGAtaccgacaattttttttgctgttgaagttatttgcagtctgtgtcgtggggaacgtcatcttaATGCTTCAACACATCAAATTTGATCGTGCACcggaagaatgtacacaaggaggaacatgccgcgttcaagcaacgcagtgCGGGGTGGTAAGCCAAATGAATGCAAACTTTgcacaacacccgtccatatagccgggacattGTGAAAGTTAGAGTAAGAATGTCATTACCAGTATTTatgaaagtaatttaattgcaaaataaagtaattacagtaagttagcacccattatttctgtcatgttgtaatgttaatttgacctaaactcatgtcagtggccaatccttgaatgctcccgagaggtcattgatgttttcactttttgtctaaaatcatttgagctgggatgggctccagcacgcccgcgaccgtagtgaggataagcggtacagaaaatggatggatggatggatacagtactcagtatacagtacacaaatatatacaaccccaattccaatgaagttgggatgttgtgttaaacataaataaaaacagaatacaatgatttgcaaatcatgttcaacctatatttaattgaatacactacaaagacaagatatttaatgttcaaactgataaacttgattgtttttagcaaataatcattaacttggaattttatggctgcaacacgttcccaaaaagctgggactgggtcatgtttaccaccgtgttaatcaccttttctttgaacaacattcaataaacgtttgggaactgaggacactaattgctgaagcttcgtaggtggaattctttcccattcttgcttgatgtacagcttctgctgttcaacagtccggggtctccgttgtcgtattttacgcttcataatgcgccacacattttcaatgggagaaaggtctggactgcaggcaggccagtgtagtactcttttactacgacgccacgctgttgtaacacgtacagaatgtggtttggcattgtcttgctgaaataagcaggggcgaccatgaaaaagacgttgcttggatggcagcatatgtttctccaaaacctgtacctACCTTtctgcattaatggtgccttcacagatgtgtaagttacccatgccattggcactaacacagccccaaaccatcacagatgctggcttttgaacttttgagtccataacagtccggatggttcttttcctctttggcccggaggacacgacgcccacaatttccaaaaacaatttgaaatgtggacacgtcaaactacagaacacttttccactttgcatcagtccatcttagatgagcttgggctgGGGGTCCAGCAGGTGTCCTGTCACGCtcttgagatggtccagcaAAAGGCGTTCAAATGACTGCATGACCGCAGATCTCAGGGCGATAGGCCTGCAGTCTTTCAGActcgagattgcaggtttcttggggactgggatgatggtggagtgtttgaaacaggatggtacttcacacagttccagagcgctattgaagatctgtgtgaagactggagccagctggtctgcgcagactttgaggtaGGATGGGGACACCAGGTCTGAGcccgccgctttgttgatcttttgttgtttaaagatacatctcacatcctgttcatggctGGACAATGcagaagggggagtcagaggtgtgatgctGGTCAAGGTGCGGCTGAGTGGATGTGGGTTGTGAAATTGTCATTTTCACATCTACagtaggtgttcaagtcgtcagccagtcctttattCTTCTCCGCTTGGGGAGGATGATTGCTTGTAAATGGTCGCAGTCTTATTTGCATTAAACTGGTTCTtcatcttttctgcataatttctctttgtgatgttaatttactttgtcagctggtttctaacCCGATtctacagggctctgtccccactccgataggcatcctctttagcctggtaAAGTTGTCGAAGTTTGGTggtgaaccacagcttgttgtaattgaacgtgcaaaatgtctttgttggttcACACGTTTTCACAGAAGCTGATGTAGGACGTAAGAGTGTCTGTAAATTCATCCAGGctaccagttgaagtttcaaagacactccaatctgtgcagtctatgGTTACAGTACACATTCATCTCGTGAGAGAAATTAAGCAATCATATGTATGATGGCAGAATCAGTAAGGGTTTTAGCTCGGCCTCGTATTTAGCTGTATCTGGAGCGGCAACGAGCATTCCCCTTATTGCCCGAACAGCGGAAAGCAGCGAGGTTGGGCGACAATAGGGATGCTCCAGTTTGGGCTAGTAGCCGCTAGCATGATGACAGAAAAGCCATAATAacttaattaataataaataataataataatttattgtcaCATGCAAAATTCAATTATTACAGTAAAAGAGATGTTCAtcttgccctgcgattggcttgtgACCCGTTGAGGGTCtacaccgcctcttgcccaacgtcagctgggataggtgccagTGAaaactagtgaggataagcggttcagataaATGGCTTGATGGTGGCGTTTCGTTCATTGCACTGCGGTGCTAAAAGCCTTTCGGACCGAAACCAAAAATGGACTTCTGGGCTATTTTCGGCCGAACTGTGAGTGCATCACTACAAATAGTCAATGCAAATGACAACATCATTTTCAGGTTATCAACTGTTAGCACATACTtggaatgtttttgaacaaacctcccaatgatcacttttttggggaaaaataaacTTGCACTGTACCAAATTATTACATACAACAGAATTTCAAGACCttttacaagtttaaaaaaaatgaaaatagtcaGTTGAATTTGAAGCGTGAGGTGAgatttactgaaatcaaaagcGAGTTCAAACAGAAACAAACAGTTTAACAGAAGAATTTGACAGCAATTATGACATCAATTGAGCATGCATTTAGATTTTCTTTAAAGGATGTCAGAATTGCCTCCTACAGCTGCTCTTGGGATGTGAACTTCTTCCAACCCTCATAGATCTTTTGCTTGAGGATGCTCCAAAGGTTCCCaacagggttgaggtcaggggaggATTGGGGATTGGGGCCATACCATGAGTTTCTGTCCTTTTATGCCCATTATTTGCCATTGAATCACacggaggcggcacggtggccgac of the Phyllopteryx taeniolatus isolate TA_2022b chromosome 8, UOR_Ptae_1.2, whole genome shotgun sequence genome contains:
- the mrpl27 gene encoding 39S ribosomal protein L27, mitochondrial yields the protein MLGRPSKKRWTQDMTNAFKMAALLSCVSKCKAGLLDPGPFLLLSSLRFASKKAGGSSKNHGGKSPGKRYGLKKQDGNFVHAGNIVATQRLLRYHPGAHVGMGTNNTLYALEDGYIRLTKEVYTPPPRSLEASQIITKLAKGTLLYKTFINIIPIKQEPAFKLLRMV